TGATGCCGAGCAGCTGTCCCGGGTGATCCGCGTGCTGCGAGCATCACGATGATTGCGGCCGGTGCTGATCTGAAGATTTACGTTGCAACGCGGCCGATCGACTTCCGCTGTGGCCACGATGGGCTTGCGGCGAAGGTGCAGGAGATGCTTCGTCTTGACCCGTTCAGCGGCGCAGCCTTCGTGTTCCGATCGAAACGAGCGGACCGAATCAAGATTTTGGTGTGGGACCGAACGGGCCTGGTGTTGGTTCACAAGCGCCTCGAAGGTTGCAAGTTCGTTTGGCCAACGATCGCGGACGGCGTGATGCGGATGTCGCCGGCGATGTTC
This genomic interval from Bradyrhizobium sp. CB82 contains the following:
- the tnpB gene encoding IS66 family insertion sequence element accessory protein TnpB (TnpB, as the term is used for proteins encoded by IS66 family insertion elements, is considered an accessory protein, since TnpC, encoded by a neighboring gene, is a DDE family transposase.), encoding MIAAGADLKIYVATRPIDFRCGHDGLAAKVQEMLRLDPFSGAAFVFRSKRADRIKILVWDRTGLVLVHKRLEGCKFVWPTIADGVMRMSPAMFAALFEGLDWRLVRPEEARRPQVAG